The Streptomyces sp. Mut1 genome window below encodes:
- a CDS encoding aggregation-promoting factor C-terminal-like domain-containing protein, whose amino-acid sequence MSRISVRGFAVASATAVTTVGAVVGVASGSTPAVDDNNFEATAADTTLLADIPAGQQAQVQTASLTQQADAQASAADSAAKKSAEESARIQAAKDAKSKKQAAEDKLEKERQEKKEAAERASRSEVRSTTSFATQGSYTVAEIQAIARQIVPADQFQCFSNIVDHESTWNYRATNPSSGAYGLVQAYPGSKMASAGADWQTNPATQIKWGLSYMNGRYGSPCGAWSYWLVHHSY is encoded by the coding sequence GTGAGCCGGATCTCGGTCCGGGGGTTCGCCGTGGCATCTGCCACCGCGGTCACCACCGTAGGCGCCGTCGTAGGCGTTGCATCGGGCAGCACCCCTGCTGTCGACGACAACAACTTCGAGGCGACCGCAGCCGACACCACGCTGCTCGCCGACATTCCCGCGGGCCAGCAGGCCCAGGTGCAGACCGCGTCGCTGACGCAGCAGGCCGACGCGCAGGCGTCCGCGGCCGACTCCGCCGCGAAGAAGTCCGCGGAGGAATCGGCCCGTATCCAGGCTGCCAAGGACGCCAAGTCCAAGAAGCAGGCGGCCGAGGACAAGCTGGAGAAGGAGCGCCAGGAGAAGAAGGAAGCGGCCGAGCGCGCCAGCCGCTCCGAGGTCCGCTCCACCACCTCGTTCGCCACGCAGGGCTCCTACACGGTGGCCGAGATCCAGGCCATCGCACGCCAGATCGTGCCGGCCGACCAGTTCCAGTGCTTCAGCAACATCGTGGACCACGAGTCGACCTGGAACTACCGGGCGACCAACCCGTCTTCCGGCGCCTACGGCCTCGTCCAGGCCTACCCCGGCTCGAAGATGGCGTCCGCCGGCGCCGACTGGCAGACGAACCCGGCCACCCAGATCAAGTGGGGCCTCAGTTACATGAACGGCCGCTACGGAAGCCCGTGCGGTGCCTGGTCCTACTGGCTGGTCCACCACTCGTACTAG
- a CDS encoding isoprenyl transferase — MNLRDLVYGLYARRVEARLDHAQVPKHIGVILDGNRRWAKASGGTAAEGHQAGADKIKELLGWCSETDVEVVTLWLLSTDNFDRPDAELTPLLGIIENTVRGLAADGRWRVHHVGTLDLLPSHTQTVLKEAEQATIGVDGILVNVAVGYGGRQEIADAVRSLLLDHSAKGTSFEDLAEIVSTDLISEHLYTRGQPDPDLVIRTSGEQRLSGFMLWQSAHSEYYFCEVFWPAFRRVDFLRALRDYAARHRRYGG; from the coding sequence GTGAACTTGCGCGACCTGGTGTACGGGCTCTACGCGCGCCGGGTGGAGGCCCGCCTCGATCACGCCCAGGTGCCCAAGCACATCGGTGTCATCCTCGACGGCAACCGGCGCTGGGCCAAGGCGTCCGGCGGCACCGCGGCCGAGGGGCACCAGGCCGGGGCCGACAAGATCAAGGAACTCCTCGGCTGGTGCAGCGAGACCGACGTCGAGGTCGTCACGCTCTGGCTGCTGTCCACGGACAACTTCGACCGGCCCGATGCCGAGCTGACGCCCCTGCTCGGCATCATCGAGAACACCGTGCGCGGCCTCGCCGCGGACGGCCGCTGGCGCGTCCACCACGTCGGCACGCTCGACCTGCTGCCCTCCCACACCCAGACGGTCCTCAAGGAGGCCGAGCAGGCCACGATCGGCGTCGACGGGATACTGGTCAACGTCGCCGTGGGCTACGGGGGCCGCCAGGAGATCGCCGACGCGGTGCGCTCGCTGCTCCTGGACCACTCCGCGAAGGGCACCTCCTTCGAGGACCTGGCCGAGATCGTCTCCACCGACCTGATCTCCGAGCACCTCTACACGCGCGGCCAGCCCGACCCGGACCTCGTGATCCGCACCAGCGGTGAGCAGCGGCTCTCCGGGTTCATGCTCTGGCAGAGCGCGCATTCGGAGTACTACTTCTGCGAGGTCTTCTGGCCGGCCTTCCGCCGGGTCGACTTCCTGCGGGCCCTGCGCGACTACGCCGCCCGCCACCGCCGCTACGGCGGCTGA
- a CDS encoding alkyl hydroperoxide reductase: protein MALDELKAAVPDFAKDLKLNLGSVIGNSELPQQQLWGTVLACAIASRSPKVLRELEPEAKANLSAEAYTAAKSAAAIMAMNNVFYRTRHLLSDPEYGNLRAGLRMNVIGKPGVEKVDFELWSLAVSAINGCGQCLDSHEQVLRKAGVDRETIQEAVKIASVIQAVGVTLEAEAVLAE, encoded by the coding sequence ATGGCACTCGACGAACTGAAGGCCGCCGTACCGGACTTCGCCAAGGACCTGAAGCTGAACCTCGGTTCGGTCATCGGCAACAGCGAACTGCCGCAGCAGCAGCTCTGGGGCACCGTCCTGGCCTGCGCGATCGCCTCGCGCTCGCCGAAGGTGCTGCGCGAGCTGGAGCCGGAGGCGAAGGCCAACCTCTCCGCGGAGGCGTACACCGCCGCGAAGTCGGCCGCCGCCATCATGGCGATGAACAACGTCTTCTACCGCACGCGCCACCTGCTCTCGGACCCCGAGTACGGCAACCTGCGCGCGGGCCTGCGGATGAACGTGATCGGCAAGCCGGGCGTGGAGAAGGTCGACTTCGAGCTGTGGTCGCTCGCCGTCTCCGCGATCAACGGCTGCGGCCAGTGCCTGGACTCCCACGAGCAGGTGCTCCGCAAGGCCGGCGTGGACCGCGAGACCATCCAGGAAGCCGTCAAGATCGCCTCGGTGATCCAGGCGGTCGGCGTGACCCTTGAGGCCGAGGCTGTCCTCGCCGAGTAG
- a CDS encoding peroxiredoxin: MLTVGDKFPEFELTACVSLEKGKEFETITHKTYEGWKVIFAWPKDFTFVCPTEIAAFGKLNDEFADRDAQILGFSGDSEFVHHAWRKDHPDLTDLPFPMLADSKHELMRDLGIEGEDGFAQRAVFIVDQNNEIQFTMVTAGSVGRNPKEVLRVLDALQTDELCPCNWTKGENTLDPVALLSGE; encoded by the coding sequence ATGCTCACTGTCGGTGACAAGTTTCCCGAGTTCGAACTGACCGCTTGCGTTTCTCTCGAGAAGGGCAAGGAGTTCGAGACCATCACCCACAAGACGTATGAGGGTTGGAAAGTAATTTTCGCGTGGCCGAAGGACTTCACCTTCGTGTGCCCGACCGAGATCGCCGCCTTCGGCAAGCTGAACGACGAGTTCGCCGACCGTGACGCCCAGATCCTCGGCTTCTCCGGCGACTCCGAGTTCGTGCACCACGCCTGGCGCAAGGACCACCCGGACCTGACCGACCTGCCCTTCCCGATGCTGGCCGACTCGAAGCACGAGCTCATGCGTGACCTCGGCATCGAGGGCGAGGACGGCTTCGCGCAGCGCGCCGTCTTCATCGTCGACCAGAACAACGAGATCCAGTTCACGATGGTGACCGCCGGTTCCGTGGGCCGTAACCCCAAGGAGGTCCTGCGGGTCCTCGACGCCCTCCAGACCGACGAGCTGTGCCCGTGCAACTGGACCAAGGGCGAGAACACCCTCGACCCGGTCGCGCTCCTCTCGGGCGAGTGA
- a CDS encoding DUF397 domain-containing protein → MPQIPNWRTSSYTQTETCVEVADNDPAAVLVRDTKDRDLGTLFVPPTAWASFVEFSKVVKI, encoded by the coding sequence ATGCCTCAAATACCGAACTGGCGCACCAGTTCCTATACGCAGACCGAAACCTGTGTGGAGGTTGCGGATAACGACCCTGCCGCGGTCCTGGTCCGGGACACGAAGGACCGAGACCTCGGAACACTCTTCGTTCCGCCCACTGCCTGGGCTTCATTCGTGGAATTCAGTAAGGTCGTCAAGATCTGA
- a CDS encoding DUF397 domain-containing protein, with protein MDENLYTLPVPGSAAFEQYCGGNLGGSNETCVSFAAIPGAESSFALRDSKPEGSGKELRFTEAELDAFAAGWVKQRGLTV; from the coding sequence ATGGACGAAAACCTCTACACCCTGCCCGTACCCGGGAGCGCCGCGTTCGAGCAGTACTGCGGAGGCAACCTAGGCGGCTCCAACGAGACGTGTGTGTCCTTCGCGGCCATTCCCGGCGCGGAGTCCTCGTTCGCCCTCCGCGACAGCAAGCCGGAGGGGTCCGGCAAGGAGCTGCGGTTCACCGAGGCGGAACTCGACGCGTTCGCGGCGGGCTGGGTCAAGCAGCGGGGTCTGACGGTCTAA
- a CDS encoding AI-2E family transporter, translating to MSKLPGWLGTLGAELTRLGERLDERRAESEAEDDPLPADPPATEDTAPGKPAAKDDPAVDQVPAPPTYAPSVAARPDPVAAIPWGMRVAAEAGWRLLVLAGTLWVLMRVISAVQLVVLAFVAALLVTALLQPTVARLRSYGLPRGLATAVTAVSGFIIMGLVGWFVVWQVMDNIDTLSDKVTKGIDDLKNWLLDSPFHVTDKQINDVAKNLSDTVGTNTEAITSAGLQGVTVMVEFMTGALLAMFSTLFLLYDGKRIWQWVLKLVPAQARPGVAGAGPRAWRTLTAYVRGTVIVALIDAIFIGLGIYFLDVPMAVPLAVFIFLFAFIPLVGAVVSGALAVVVALVTEGVFTALMVLIVVLAVQQIEGHILQPFILGRAVRVHPLAVVLSVAAGGMIAGIGGAVVAVPLVAVTNTVVGYLRTYGQEESRRHSPPPHGATALDAAPTPAPGSPPEDSDDEAAPRTS from the coding sequence ATGTCGAAACTGCCGGGGTGGCTCGGAACACTGGGCGCCGAACTGACCAGACTGGGCGAGCGCCTTGACGAACGGCGGGCCGAGTCGGAGGCCGAGGACGACCCTCTGCCCGCGGACCCGCCCGCGACGGAGGACACCGCACCGGGGAAGCCCGCAGCGAAGGACGACCCCGCCGTCGACCAGGTGCCGGCCCCGCCCACGTACGCGCCCTCCGTCGCCGCGCGGCCCGATCCGGTCGCGGCGATCCCCTGGGGGATGCGGGTCGCGGCCGAGGCCGGCTGGCGGCTCCTCGTGCTCGCGGGGACCCTCTGGGTACTCATGCGGGTCATCAGCGCGGTGCAGCTCGTCGTGCTGGCCTTCGTCGCCGCTCTGCTCGTCACCGCGCTGCTCCAGCCGACCGTCGCCCGGCTGAGGAGCTACGGACTGCCCAGGGGGCTGGCCACGGCCGTCACCGCGGTGTCCGGCTTCATCATCATGGGCCTGGTCGGCTGGTTCGTGGTGTGGCAGGTGATGGACAACATCGACACCCTGTCCGACAAGGTCACCAAGGGCATCGACGATCTGAAGAACTGGCTCCTGGACAGCCCGTTCCATGTCACCGACAAACAGATCAACGACGTGGCCAAGAACCTCAGCGACACCGTCGGCACCAACACCGAGGCCATCACCTCCGCCGGGCTCCAGGGCGTCACCGTCATGGTGGAGTTCATGACCGGGGCGCTCCTGGCGATGTTCTCGACGCTCTTCCTGCTCTACGACGGCAAGCGCATCTGGCAGTGGGTGCTCAAGCTGGTGCCCGCCCAGGCGAGGCCCGGCGTCGCGGGCGCCGGTCCGCGTGCCTGGCGGACCCTGACCGCCTATGTGCGCGGCACCGTCATAGTCGCCCTGATCGACGCGATCTTCATCGGCCTCGGGATCTACTTCCTCGATGTGCCGATGGCCGTGCCGCTGGCCGTCTTCATCTTCCTCTTCGCGTTCATCCCGCTCGTGGGCGCGGTGGTCTCCGGGGCGCTGGCGGTGGTCGTCGCCCTGGTCACCGAGGGTGTGTTCACGGCGCTGATGGTGCTGATCGTGGTCCTCGCGGTGCAGCAGATCGAGGGCCACATCCTCCAGCCGTTCATCCTGGGCCGGGCCGTGCGGGTGCACCCGCTGGCCGTGGTGCTCTCGGTCGCCGCGGGCGGCATGATCGCCGGCATCGGCGGTGCGGTCGTCGCGGTGCCGCTGGTGGCGGTGACCAATACGGTGGTCGGCTATCTGCGGACGTACGGGCAGGAGGAGTCGCGCCGCCACTCGCCGCCCCCGCACGGGGCGACCGCGCTCGACGCGGCGCCGACCCCGGCGCCCGGCTCGCCGCCCGAGGACAGCGACGACGAGGCCGCGCCGCGCACCTCGTAG
- a CDS encoding PhoH family protein, which translates to MVTSTKRRMPDRRTYVLDTSVLLADPNAMARFDEHEVVLPVVVVTELEAKRHHPELGYFARQALRLLDDLRVRYGRLDAPIPLGDLGGTLRVELNHSDPGVLPAGYRLGDNDSRILAVARNLQAEGYDVTVVSKDLPLRIKASSVGLLAEEYRAELAITDSGWTGMAELPLAADQVDLLFAEETLYVPEAADLPVHTGLVLQSERGKALGRVTPDGQVRLVRGDREAFGIHGRSAEQRIALDLLLDQEVGIVSLGGRAGTGKSALALCAGLEAVLERGQHKKVMVFRPLYAVGGQELGYLPGSEAEKMSPWAQAVFDTLSAVSGREVIEEVLGRGMLEILPLTHIRGRSLHDAFVIVDEAQSLERNVLLTVLSRIGTNSRVVLTHDVAQRDNLRVGRYDGVVAVVEKLKGHPLFAHVTLTRSERSRIAALVTEMLEEGQI; encoded by the coding sequence GTGGTGACCAGCACAAAGCGCCGCATGCCCGACAGGCGCACCTATGTTCTCGACACCAGCGTCCTGCTGGCCGATCCGAACGCCATGGCCCGCTTCGACGAGCACGAAGTCGTGCTCCCTGTCGTCGTGGTCACGGAACTGGAGGCCAAACGGCACCATCCGGAGCTCGGCTACTTCGCCCGCCAGGCCCTGCGCCTGCTGGACGACCTCCGGGTCCGCTACGGCCGGCTGGACGCCCCGATCCCCCTCGGGGACCTGGGCGGGACGCTCCGTGTCGAACTCAACCACTCCGATCCCGGCGTCCTGCCCGCCGGCTACCGGTTGGGGGACAACGACTCACGGATCCTCGCGGTCGCGCGCAACCTCCAGGCCGAGGGGTACGACGTCACGGTCGTCTCCAAGGACCTTCCGCTGCGCATCAAGGCGTCCTCGGTCGGCCTCCTCGCCGAGGAGTACCGCGCCGAACTCGCGATCACCGACTCCGGCTGGACGGGCATGGCGGAACTGCCCCTCGCCGCCGACCAGGTGGACCTGCTCTTCGCCGAGGAGACGCTGTACGTCCCCGAGGCCGCCGACCTGCCCGTGCACACCGGTCTGGTCCTCCAGTCCGAGCGGGGCAAGGCGCTCGGCCGGGTGACGCCCGACGGGCAGGTGCGCCTCGTGCGCGGCGACCGGGAAGCGTTCGGCATCCACGGCCGCAGCGCCGAGCAGCGCATCGCCCTCGATCTCCTGCTGGACCAGGAGGTCGGGATCGTGTCGCTGGGCGGCCGGGCCGGCACCGGCAAGTCGGCCCTCGCGCTCTGCGCCGGCCTCGAAGCGGTGCTGGAGCGCGGGCAGCACAAGAAGGTGATGGTCTTCCGCCCGCTGTACGCGGTCGGCGGCCAGGAGCTCGGCTATCTCCCCGGCAGCGAGGCCGAGAAGATGAGCCCCTGGGCGCAGGCCGTCTTCGACACCCTCTCGGCCGTCTCCGGACGCGAGGTGATCGAAGAGGTGCTGGGACGCGGCATGCTGGAGATCCTGCCGCTCACCCACATCCGGGGCCGGTCCCTGCACGACGCCTTCGTGATCGTCGACGAGGCCCAGTCGCTCGAACGGAACGTCCTGCTGACCGTGTTGTCCCGGATCGGCACGAATTCGCGCGTCGTGCTCACGCATGACGTGGCGCAGCGGGACAACCTCAGGGTCGGCCGGTACGACGGCGTGGTCGCCGTGGTCGAGAAGCTGAAGGGCCACCCGCTCTTCGCGCACGTGACGCTCACGCGTTCCGAGCGTTCCCGTATCGCCGCCCTGGTGACCGAAATGCTGGAGGAAGGTCAGATCTGA
- a CDS encoding helix-turn-helix domain-containing protein: MSNQAQEARAALGARLRGFRKDAGFSSGRAFAAATGWQESKVSRIENGKQAASEADIRIWCERTNTQDQVPDLVATVRHIDELWLEWRRQFQEGAEKRQTKALPIYSKTKVFRIWHPTLIWGTLQTAEYAAETFNQVVDFFEIPNDAEVATAKRLERQRYLTQGDRIFNVLLAEQALYSNFGGPEVMRGQLDRLLAVIGLPRLSLGFIPRSAPLAIWPGNSFSMFDDKLVLVETYSAEFSVTQPREIQLYGKAFSYLKRSAVYGKAARDLILSANRHFEQM, from the coding sequence GTGAGTAACCAAGCACAAGAAGCACGGGCAGCATTGGGTGCCCGGTTGCGAGGATTCCGCAAGGACGCGGGCTTCTCCAGCGGCCGGGCATTCGCTGCTGCCACCGGGTGGCAAGAGTCCAAGGTCTCCCGGATCGAGAACGGCAAGCAGGCGGCAAGCGAAGCTGACATACGCATCTGGTGCGAGAGGACGAACACACAGGACCAGGTCCCTGACCTGGTGGCCACGGTCCGACACATCGACGAACTGTGGCTGGAGTGGCGCCGGCAGTTCCAGGAGGGGGCCGAGAAGCGCCAGACCAAGGCTCTGCCGATCTACTCCAAGACCAAGGTCTTCCGGATCTGGCACCCAACGCTCATCTGGGGGACGCTCCAGACCGCCGAGTACGCCGCGGAGACCTTCAATCAAGTCGTCGACTTCTTCGAGATCCCGAACGATGCCGAGGTAGCCACGGCCAAGCGGCTCGAACGGCAGAGGTACCTGACCCAGGGCGACCGCATCTTCAACGTACTGCTCGCCGAGCAGGCCCTGTACTCCAACTTCGGTGGCCCGGAGGTGATGAGAGGACAACTAGACCGACTCCTGGCGGTGATAGGGCTCCCTCGGCTCAGCCTGGGCTTCATCCCGAGGTCCGCCCCACTGGCCATCTGGCCCGGCAACTCCTTCTCGATGTTCGACGACAAGCTGGTCCTCGTCGAGACCTACTCCGCCGAGTTCTCCGTGACTCAACCAAGGGAGATTCAGCTCTATGGGAAGGCATTCTCATATCTGAAGAGGTCGGCGGTGTATGGGAAGGCCGCCAGGGATCTGATCTTGAGCGCTAACCGTCATTTCGAGCAAATGTAG
- a CDS encoding DUF6879 family protein has product MDLITSAQRDELFNSFKHSAFHLELRDDYGSPIEDTPYARWQRGEPDDHVWLDPWMTLMKRVTGEGKTVRRVRVVTEPHSQYVGWENSLTHLNLAVGEDIRWFPRHQLPDGLAFPVSGNDWWLFDDSLLAVGHFDEEGRVLGSELIEDPETVAECVRIRDLLWASAIHHTEYKP; this is encoded by the coding sequence GTGGACCTGATCACCAGCGCCCAGCGTGACGAGCTGTTCAACAGCTTCAAGCACAGCGCCTTCCACCTTGAGCTGCGGGATGACTATGGGTCGCCCATCGAAGACACTCCTTACGCCCGGTGGCAGAGGGGCGAGCCTGACGACCACGTGTGGCTCGATCCCTGGATGACGCTCATGAAACGGGTTACGGGCGAGGGCAAGACAGTGCGGCGGGTCCGGGTGGTCACTGAGCCGCACTCTCAGTACGTGGGGTGGGAGAACTCGCTCACCCACCTGAATCTGGCGGTCGGCGAAGACATTCGGTGGTTCCCGCGGCACCAGCTCCCGGACGGGCTCGCCTTCCCCGTATCCGGCAACGACTGGTGGCTCTTCGATGACAGCCTCCTGGCCGTGGGCCACTTCGACGAGGAAGGGCGGGTCCTCGGGTCCGAGTTGATCGAGGATCCCGAGACCGTGGCCGAGTGTGTCCGAATCCGGGACCTGCTCTGGGCCTCCGCCATCCACCACACCGAGTACAAGCCCTGA
- a CDS encoding JmjC domain-containing protein, which translates to MSLSLLLPEEGVSALLNSWPNEPAVFERGSTALDRAVTPDVIDHYIDTGCVPADEIALVKSGPSLHPDCHRTNGRTDPAKLHKLYGDGYTIRLGNLQRVVPFLADMARVIQQETGYSNYLHAFLTPPRSQGLLHHWDQQMAVIAQIEGEKQWQLWRPEYSAPMREYQESFRVWNPEFIPKWEAAGPDAEVDLKPGQSLLLPRGWIHNPHALDSDERSVHLTFAIRERTPLWIAEKLIAAAIEDPAFRRVVLPEHLLSPTGLASRVQEVRKALVAYLEGVDVDQIAPVLRQTALTELEYTT; encoded by the coding sequence ATGTCGCTCAGCCTCTTACTCCCCGAAGAGGGCGTGTCCGCCCTCCTGAACTCCTGGCCGAACGAGCCTGCGGTCTTCGAGCGAGGCTCGACAGCCCTGGACCGCGCCGTCACCCCGGACGTGATCGACCACTACATCGACACGGGTTGCGTGCCGGCAGACGAAATCGCCCTCGTGAAGTCGGGCCCCTCCCTGCATCCCGACTGCCACCGAACGAACGGCCGGACTGATCCTGCCAAGCTCCACAAGCTCTATGGCGACGGCTACACCATCCGGCTCGGCAACCTTCAGCGTGTGGTTCCGTTCCTCGCCGACATGGCCCGGGTCATTCAGCAGGAGACCGGGTACAGCAACTACCTGCACGCCTTCCTGACCCCGCCGCGAAGCCAAGGTCTCCTGCACCACTGGGACCAGCAGATGGCCGTGATCGCACAGATCGAGGGCGAGAAGCAGTGGCAGCTATGGCGTCCGGAGTACTCGGCGCCCATGCGTGAATACCAGGAGTCGTTCCGGGTCTGGAACCCCGAGTTCATCCCGAAGTGGGAAGCAGCCGGGCCGGACGCGGAAGTGGACCTGAAACCGGGACAGTCGCTCCTTCTGCCACGTGGGTGGATCCACAACCCTCACGCCCTGGACTCCGACGAGCGGAGCGTCCACCTCACGTTCGCGATCCGCGAGCGCACTCCCCTCTGGATCGCGGAAAAGCTCATCGCCGCAGCCATCGAGGACCCTGCGTTCCGGAGGGTGGTGCTCCCTGAGCATCTACTGAGTCCCACCGGCCTCGCCAGTCGCGTGCAGGAGGTCCGGAAGGCACTCGTGGCGTACCTCGAAGGCGTTGACGTGGACCAGATCGCGCCGGTCCTGCGGCAGACCGCTCTCACTGAGCTGGAGTACACCACCTGA